The genomic segment AGTCAAGGCGCTTGCACAAGCCCGCGACGACGAGGCGAAGCTAGCAGCGGAACGGCAGAACCAAATCGCCTCGCTGCAGCAACAGATGGAGAGCCAGCGAGCATCAGATGCAGAACTCTCGGCGCGTCAGCAACTCATGCACGAGGAGCTGCTCCGAGCCGAGGCACAAATTGATCTGATCAAGGACGTCCTCCTACGGGAACCCGGCCTGTGAAGACGATGACGGTTTCGGCCCGCCCGCAAGGGGATGACCAGCCGGCCGTGCTTCGCGGTCGACAGAGGGGTCGTGCTCGGCACAGTGAGCCTTCGAGGGATTCAGCACCATGAACGGAAGCATCGAAGAGAAGGCAACGCGCACCGAGGCCATAACCCGCGCCGACGCGACAACCCGGGGCAGCAGCGCGCGCGCCTCGACGCGCAAGCCGAAGCAGGTCGAGCCTGGACCGACGGCAAGTGTGCAACAACCGGGCCGCACGAACCGTCCAACCGAAGGGGTAGCAACTGACTCACTTTGTGTGCCTTACGACGAGAATTTGCTCGAGCGAGCCCGCACGCAGTGGCAGTTTGGCGACTGGGAAAACCTTGCCAGGATCGACCGCGAAACGCTGCAACATCATCCTGACCGCGCCAAGCTTGCCCTGCTGGCCGCCGCTGCTCATCTGCAGACCAACGACACGGCCGCCGCACGACAACTCACCCGCCTCGCCGTCGATTGGGGCTGCGGAAAGAAACTGGTCACTCAGATACTGGTGGCTGGCGTGCATAACAGTCTGGCTCGGGCCGCGGCCCTGGCCGGACAGCAAGCACGTGCCTTCGGGCACTTCGAGAGCGCCATCGCGACCGGGAGTCCCGCGGGCGAAGTTCGTCTGGCGACAAGAGCGCGAGCCGGCGAGCAGCTCGCTCAACTTGGTTTGCTGGGGACTGGCCTCTCAGAATCGACCGCGTCAAGATCCGCCATGCCCCAGAACGCCATTGTGGCAGCGCCATCTCTTGTTCGGGCGATTGACGGACTGACCAGGAAGGTCACGGAAGAAGTCACCGCGGCCGTCGAGGCCGACCTCAAGGCCAAGAACCCCAACCCATACGTGCACAATCGGACGCTGACTCCCGCGCTGAACAAATCGCTGCTCCATTTCGCCGAACGCAGCCTGAAGCGTTCAGGACTCAAGCCGGGCTATATTGACTATCTCGGTACAAAGGTCCTCCAGATCGAACGCAACTGCGTCGGCCGTCTTGCCACGACGATTGAGGACGCCATCGCCCGCCAGTTGGTCGCCGAGTGCATCGCTGGCGAGAAGATCTGCATCCTGGAAATCGGTGCCCTCTATGGAGTCAGTCTGGCCATCCTGTACAACCACGCGACCACTCGCTATCGCGAAGTCCGCATTGTCGGCCTCGACCCATTCGACGGATTCTATGGACAAGCCCATGATGCCGTTCTGAATCAGCCGGTGAATGATCTGACCTTTCTGCGCAACATGCAACTGGCGAATGTACCTGCAGGGGACTTCCAGCTGATCAAGCACTACAGCACTGATCCAGTAGCGGTTTCCCTGGCCCAGGAACTGCCGATCAACCTGATCGTCATTGACGGCGATCATAGCTACGAGGGTGTTAAGGGCGACTTTTACACCTACTTTCCACTCCTGCAACCGGGTGGTTACGTCATCTTCGATGACTACAACGCAAAAGAGTGGCCGGGGGTGCAGCAGTTCATCGATCACGATCTCCAGCAAGCCCCCAACCTCGAGTACCTTGGAGCGATTTCACGCACGGCCGTCGGCCGCAAGCGGTTGGCGGACGTTCAATGACTGGCGAGACAAGACTTCGCCGCCTGCAGAACCGCCACTGCAACCAGCGTGTGGTGCTGGTCGCCAACGGCCCGTCGCTCAATCTCATGCGCCTCGCTTTCCTGCAGCGCGAGATTGCCATTGGGGTCAACAAGATCTTCCTGGGCATCCGGAAGTTCGCCTTCTACCCCCGCTACTACGTAGCGGTCAACGAAAGGGTGATCGCGCAGTCGGTGGCGGAAATCAAGGCCATGACCTGCGTCAAGATGATCAGCCAGCGCAGCGCCGGTCTCCTTCCGGAGGATGCTCTGACCTACCACATCGAGACGAGGAGTCCACCCGCACGTTTCTGTGGCGACATTTCCCGGGGTATCCACGAGGGCTGGACGGTTACCTACGCGGCGCTGCAGGTCGCCTACCATCTGGGGTTCAAGGAGGTCGTCATCATCGGCATGGATCATCGGTACCACTTCACTGGCGCCCCCAACGAAGCGCATCGTCTGGACGGCACAGACCCCAACCATTTCAGCCCCGACTATTTCGCTGGTCACACCTGGGACAACCCGGACCTCGCCCGCTCCGAAGAGTCCTACAGCATCGCCCGCGTCGAGTACGAAAAGGACGGGCGCCGCATCATCGATGCCACAGTCGGCGGCGCCTGCAGCGTCTTCGAGAAGGCAGACTACCGGCAGGTATTCGGGTTGCAGCAATGACCAGGGGCATGCGTATTCCCGTCGAGATGCTGGGACAGTCCGGTTGCCGTTTGTCCTTTGCTCAGGCCACGCTGTACCTCGATCCCTATCTCTCGAACTCGGTCCAGGAGATGGACGCCCCCGATCTGGCTCGTCAGATACCAATTCCTCGTCAGCCGGAGAGCGTCACCGATGCGGACTGGGTACTGATCACGCACGCGCATATCGACCACTGTGACCCGCACACTCTGCCCAAACTGGCCAAATCCTCGCCGCATGCCCGGTTTGTCGGCCCGTCCCCGGTCGTTGGCGCCCTCATCGGCTGGGGAGTTGCCGCCGAGCGCATCAGTATGGCCAGCGAAACTTGGCTCGAGCTTGCACCAGACCTCCGCATTCTGGCGATTCCCGCGGCTCATCCTGAAGTCACGCGTGATGCCGAGGGCAACCTCAACTGTGTCGGATACCTTCTCGACTATGCCGGACAGCGAATCTATCTTGCCGGGGACACCTCGGCCCGGCAGGAGATCATCGACATCCTGGTGGCCAACGGACCCATTGACACCGCGTTCCTGCCAGTCAACGAGCACAACTTCTTTCGGGGTCGCCGCGGCATCATCGGCAACATGTCCGTGCGCGAAGCCTTCCAGATGGGCAACGAGATCGGGGCGAAACAGGTGGTAGCCGTGCACTGGGACATGTTCGCCATCAACGCCGTCGACCCCGACGAGATCCGCCTGGTTCATCAGCGCACGCGCCCCGGGTTCAGCCTGCTTCTCAACCCCAGGGTCATCAATCTCGGCAACGTTCAGGCCAGCATCATCATCCGCACGCTGAATGAGGCCACGCATCTCGAATCCTTGTTGCAAAGCATCGCCAGCCAGCAAACCGACGGCATCGAGCCGGAGGTGATCCTCGTCGATTCGGGCTCGACCGACGGCACGCTCGCCATCGCCGAGCGCTACGGCTGCCGCATCCACCACATCTCGCGTGACCAGTTCTCCTTTGGCCGCTCGCTCAACATGGGTTGCGAAGCGGCAAACGGCGAGATTCTCGTCCTGATCAGCGGCCACTGTGTTCCCACGGGCACAGGCTGGCTGCAGCAACTCTGTCAGCCGATTCTCGACGGCGCGGCCGACTACACTTATGGTCGACAGGTCGGCAGCCCGGATAGCCACTACAGCGAGCGCCGGATCTTCGCCAAGTACTACCCCGAACACTCACGCATTCCTCAGGATGGCTTCTTTTGCAACAACGCGAATTCAGCGCTGTCACGTGCGGCTTGGGACCAGCACCGGTTCGACGAAGAACTGACCGGCCTCGAAGACATGGAACTGGCCCAGCGCCTGGTCCGGACCGGCGGCAAGACGGCCTACGTCGCCGGAGCAAGCGTCGTACACCACCACAGCGAGAGTTGGCCGCAGGTTCGGCGCCGGTTCGAGCGAGAGGCCATCGCCCTGCAGAAGATCATGCCGCAGGTGCATGTCAATCTCTTCGATGTCCTGCGATACATCGTCACCAGCGTCTGCAAGGATCTGCAATCCGCCCGACGCGAGGGTGCCAGCCAGAGCAGTCTCATGGACATCGTCAGCTATCGCTGGAATCAGTACCTGGGTTCCTGGAAAGGCAACCACCAACACCGTAAACTCTCGCACGCCGAGAAAGAGAAATACTTCTTCCCCCATTGATGACCAATCGCAAACTCCTCATGAGCAAGAAACCCTACATCGTTGCCCTGCTTCCCATGAAGGCGAACAGCGAGCGCGTCCAAGGCAAGAATTTCCGGGATTTCTGCGGCAGACCGCTCTTCCGCTGGATACTCGATACGCTGCTTGCGGTCGAAGAGATCGACAGGATCGTCATCAACACCGACGCCCGCGGGATCCTGGCCAGGAACGGTTTGGTCGATACCGACCGCGTCCTCATTCGAGACCGCAGGG from the Accumulibacter sp. genome contains:
- a CDS encoding MBL fold metallo-hydrolase; this translates as MRIPVEMLGQSGCRLSFAQATLYLDPYLSNSVQEMDAPDLARQIPIPRQPESVTDADWVLITHAHIDHCDPHTLPKLAKSSPHARFVGPSPVVGALIGWGVAAERISMASETWLELAPDLRILAIPAAHPEVTRDAEGNLNCVGYLLDYAGQRIYLAGDTSARQEIIDILVANGPIDTAFLPVNEHNFFRGRRGIIGNMSVREAFQMGNEIGAKQVVAVHWDMFAINAVDPDEIRLVHQRTRPGFSLLLNPRVINLGNVQASIIIRTLNEATHLESLLQSIASQQTDGIEPEVILVDSGSTDGTLAIAERYGCRIHHISRDQFSFGRSLNMGCEAANGEILVLISGHCVPTGTGWLQQLCQPILDGAADYTYGRQVGSPDSHYSERRIFAKYYPEHSRIPQDGFFCNNANSALSRAAWDQHRFDEELTGLEDMELAQRLVRTGGKTAYVAGASVVHHHSESWPQVRRRFEREAIALQKIMPQVHVNLFDVLRYIVTSVCKDLQSARREGASQSSLMDIVSYRWNQYLGSWKGNHQHRKLSHAEKEKYFFPH
- a CDS encoding 6-hydroxymethylpterin diphosphokinase MptE-like protein produces the protein MTGETRLRRLQNRHCNQRVVLVANGPSLNLMRLAFLQREIAIGVNKIFLGIRKFAFYPRYYVAVNERVIAQSVAEIKAMTCVKMISQRSAGLLPEDALTYHIETRSPPARFCGDISRGIHEGWTVTYAALQVAYHLGFKEVVIIGMDHRYHFTGAPNEAHRLDGTDPNHFSPDYFAGHTWDNPDLARSEESYSIARVEYEKDGRRIIDATVGGACSVFEKADYRQVFGLQQ
- a CDS encoding class I SAM-dependent methyltransferase; this translates as MNGSIEEKATRTEAITRADATTRGSSARASTRKPKQVEPGPTASVQQPGRTNRPTEGVATDSLCVPYDENLLERARTQWQFGDWENLARIDRETLQHHPDRAKLALLAAAAHLQTNDTAAARQLTRLAVDWGCGKKLVTQILVAGVHNSLARAAALAGQQARAFGHFESAIATGSPAGEVRLATRARAGEQLAQLGLLGTGLSESTASRSAMPQNAIVAAPSLVRAIDGLTRKVTEEVTAAVEADLKAKNPNPYVHNRTLTPALNKSLLHFAERSLKRSGLKPGYIDYLGTKVLQIERNCVGRLATTIEDAIARQLVAECIAGEKICILEIGALYGVSLAILYNHATTRYREVRIVGLDPFDGFYGQAHDAVLNQPVNDLTFLRNMQLANVPAGDFQLIKHYSTDPVAVSLAQELPINLIVIDGDHSYEGVKGDFYTYFPLLQPGGYVIFDDYNAKEWPGVQQFIDHDLQQAPNLEYLGAISRTAVGRKRLADVQ